A stretch of Acidobacteriota bacterium DNA encodes these proteins:
- a CDS encoding (2Fe-2S)-binding protein — MEAVPLTFVRAVDLKIDGKDVRVPEGTTLLQACKSVGIDTPTLCYLENLTPVNVCRVCVVEVENSRVLVPACSRAAEPGMVVHTDSERVRHSRKLVFELLGSSVDLSTADPKFLADLERYAAEPDRFDTGDAQGHGAKATVKQPVKIDNDLYVRDYSKCVLCYKCVEACGTDAQNTFAIAVAGRGFNATIATEFDTPLPDSACVYCGNCIGVCPTGALMFKSEHDMREAGTWDESKQAVTDTICPYCGVGCTLQLHVQDNSIVRVTSPHDHDVTDGHLCIKGRFGWQFVQNR, encoded by the coding sequence ATGGAAGCCGTTCCTCTGACATTCGTGCGCGCCGTTGATCTGAAGATCGATGGCAAAGACGTGCGGGTGCCCGAAGGCACCACGCTCCTGCAGGCATGCAAGTCGGTGGGCATCGATACCCCGACGCTCTGTTACCTCGAAAACCTCACGCCGGTGAATGTGTGCCGCGTGTGTGTCGTCGAAGTGGAGAACTCGCGCGTGCTCGTGCCCGCCTGTTCGCGCGCGGCCGAGCCCGGGATGGTGGTGCACACCGACTCCGAACGCGTGCGCCACAGCCGCAAGCTGGTATTCGAACTGCTCGGCTCGTCGGTCGATCTCTCGACGGCCGACCCGAAGTTTCTCGCAGACCTGGAGCGATACGCGGCCGAGCCGGATCGGTTCGACACGGGTGACGCGCAAGGGCATGGCGCCAAAGCGACCGTGAAGCAGCCGGTCAAGATCGATAACGACCTGTACGTGCGCGACTATTCAAAGTGCGTGCTCTGCTACAAGTGCGTGGAGGCCTGCGGCACCGATGCGCAAAACACCTTCGCGATTGCCGTCGCCGGCCGCGGCTTCAACGCGACCATTGCCACCGAGTTCGATACGCCGCTGCCTGATTCCGCATGTGTCTACTGCGGCAATTGCATCGGCGTGTGCCCGACCGGCGCGCTCATGTTCAAGTCTGAGCACGACATGCGCGAAGCCGGCACCTGGGACGAGTCCAAACAGGCCGTCACCGACACCATCTGCCCCTACTGCGGTGTCGGCTGCACGCTGCAACTACACGTGCAGGACAACTCCATCGTGCGCGTCACCTCGCCCCACGATCACGACGTCACCGACGGCCACTTGTGCATCAAGGGCCGCTTCGGGTGGCAGTTCGTCCAGAACCGATAG
- a CDS encoding RluA family pseudouridine synthase, protein MNKPAGLVCHPTKDGPLSSLIGRVRLHLGDTEGRLVNRLDRETSGIVLIAKGAVVAAELGRLVAGSGPGAADKAYSAIVEGHVSPDEWLIDAPLGKDENSPVAIKDCVRADGAAAQTRVRLIRTFVRDEAPFSLLDVSPLTGRKHQIRIHLAHAGYPIVGDKLYGADEQRYLRLVEGRLTDDDRRALRMTCHALHARALAFEWRGQTWRFEAEAGAEFLAFVQ, encoded by the coding sequence GTGAACAAGCCGGCAGGGCTGGTGTGTCATCCGACCAAGGACGGGCCTCTCTCAAGCCTCATCGGCCGCGTCCGTCTGCATCTGGGAGATACCGAAGGCCGCCTCGTGAATCGCCTCGATCGCGAGACCAGCGGCATCGTGCTTATCGCCAAAGGCGCGGTCGTGGCCGCCGAGCTGGGCCGACTCGTCGCTGGGTCAGGCCCCGGCGCGGCCGACAAGGCCTACTCGGCCATCGTCGAAGGCCACGTCTCGCCGGACGAGTGGCTCATCGACGCGCCCCTCGGCAAGGACGAAAACAGTCCGGTGGCCATCAAAGACTGTGTGCGTGCCGACGGCGCGGCCGCCCAGACTCGTGTCCGGCTCATCCGAACCTTTGTGCGCGACGAGGCGCCATTTTCGCTGCTCGACGTCTCGCCACTCACGGGACGCAAGCACCAGATTCGCATCCACCTTGCGCATGCCGGGTATCCAATCGTCGGCGACAAACTCTACGGCGCCGACGAACAGCGTTATCTGCGCCTGGTCGAGGGGCGTCTGACAGACGATGACCGGCGCGCGCTGCGAATGACGTGTCACGCGTTGCACGCCAGGGCGCTCGCGTTCGAGTGGCGAGGGCAGACGTGGCGGTTCGAGGCCGAGGCAGGCGCGGAGTTTCTGGCGTTCGTTCAATGA
- a CDS encoding ABC transporter permease — MTTVSLRLSLLCVALAAPMVPASHRAAWRRQWEADLRHQSAFLREHGRGWKGLDLWSRALGTVPHACVLRIRSWSMPTVFADIRYGTRSLLKQPGFALVAILLLGLGIGATTTIFSWVEGFVLRPLPGAANADRVVAVLGTTRTRRDISVSYPNFADMRDQKPDSIAAMFAGRLVALTIRDDRDASRAWGELVSGEFFDVLGVSPAQGRVLSREDDRVPGGHPVVVLSHAFWQRQFAGRADIIGRPLTINGKIFSVIGVTPPDFSGSSAGMRIDLWLPMMMQATVLSGDRLNARGDAWLQVRARLAPEATIEQAQAGLSAVAARLAASYPGPNTDRGVALYPLWSAPGTAASILGPILGVLFALVAIVLLIVCANLASLMLARAAGREREIAVRLALGASRVRIVRQLLTESVVLAVAGGAVGLLLAVWASQLFGAFIPPTPQPITGEVILGARVPMFGLALALVTTVFFGLAPALQSTRPRLVPALKDTKGSIGGPRRTRLRSSLVVAQVAMSMVLLIGAGLFVRTLQQSQRADVGFDLEQGLFASLDLLPAGYEATTGTAFYKKLIDQVLTVPGVTAAGLARDIPLKLGGGSDTSGDIEGYVPAKDEEITLYYDRVSPGFLPALGVPLVEGRGFTDQDDAAHPNVVMINETMAKRYWKTRPAVGGRLHLGEWYTVVGIVKDVKYTTLNADPVAFVYLPLYAAYRPDTTLLVRTAGEPAAVIGALRSAVSGLDADLPLFDVRTAAEQRQVVTFIPALAASLLGAFGVVALLLATVGLYGLLAYSVSQRTSEIGVRMALGAQQGDILRLVGRHGIVLTVIGGAIGLVLALIVMPLASSQLVGVGARDGLTYLIAAVCLTVGAAAASYFPARRAAQTDPLRALHYD; from the coding sequence GTGACCACCGTCAGCCTGCGGCTTTCCCTGCTGTGTGTGGCGCTTGCGGCTCCGATGGTGCCGGCGTCACACCGCGCCGCCTGGCGACGGCAGTGGGAAGCCGATTTGCGCCACCAATCGGCGTTCCTGCGTGAGCACGGCCGGGGATGGAAGGGGCTGGACCTGTGGTCCCGCGCGCTGGGCACAGTGCCGCATGCGTGCGTTCTCAGAATACGGAGTTGGAGCATGCCGACAGTGTTTGCGGATATCCGGTACGGGACGCGTAGCCTGCTCAAGCAGCCGGGCTTTGCACTGGTGGCGATCTTGTTGCTCGGACTGGGCATCGGCGCCACCACCACCATCTTCAGCTGGGTCGAAGGCTTCGTGCTTCGCCCGCTACCCGGCGCGGCGAATGCGGATCGTGTGGTGGCGGTGCTCGGCACCACGCGGACACGCCGCGACATCAGCGTGTCGTACCCGAACTTCGCCGACATGCGCGATCAGAAGCCCGACAGCATTGCGGCCATGTTTGCCGGCCGGCTGGTGGCCCTCACGATTCGCGACGACCGCGACGCCTCGCGTGCCTGGGGCGAGCTGGTCAGCGGCGAGTTCTTTGACGTGCTCGGCGTCAGTCCCGCCCAGGGCCGCGTACTGTCGAGAGAGGACGACCGCGTGCCGGGCGGCCATCCGGTGGTGGTGCTCAGTCACGCGTTCTGGCAGCGCCAGTTCGCCGGCCGGGCCGACATTATCGGCCGTCCGTTGACCATCAACGGCAAGATCTTCAGCGTCATCGGTGTGACGCCGCCTGACTTCAGCGGATCGTCGGCCGGGATGCGCATCGATTTGTGGCTGCCGATGATGATGCAGGCGACGGTCTTGTCGGGCGACCGGCTCAATGCCCGTGGTGATGCATGGTTACAAGTGCGGGCGCGTCTGGCTCCGGAGGCCACCATCGAACAGGCGCAGGCCGGCCTGTCGGCAGTCGCGGCGCGCCTGGCTGCGTCGTACCCGGGCCCCAACACCGATCGCGGCGTGGCCCTGTATCCGCTCTGGTCTGCTCCAGGCACCGCCGCCAGCATTCTTGGGCCAATCCTCGGCGTGCTGTTCGCCCTGGTCGCCATCGTGCTGTTGATTGTCTGCGCCAATTTGGCCAGTCTGATGCTGGCTCGGGCCGCGGGTCGCGAGCGTGAAATTGCCGTCCGTCTGGCTCTCGGCGCCAGCCGTGTCCGCATCGTCCGTCAACTTCTTACTGAGAGTGTGGTGCTCGCCGTGGCAGGAGGTGCCGTCGGCCTCTTGCTGGCCGTGTGGGCGAGCCAGTTGTTTGGCGCGTTCATACCACCGACGCCGCAACCCATTACCGGCGAGGTGATCCTGGGCGCGCGCGTGCCGATGTTCGGTCTGGCGCTTGCGCTCGTCACCACCGTGTTTTTCGGATTGGCGCCGGCGCTGCAATCGACGCGACCGCGACTGGTCCCCGCCCTCAAGGACACCAAGGGGTCGATCGGCGGGCCACGGCGCACACGTCTGCGCAGTTCACTTGTCGTGGCGCAGGTGGCCATGTCGATGGTGCTGCTCATCGGCGCCGGTCTGTTCGTGCGCACTCTTCAGCAGTCGCAACGCGCCGATGTGGGTTTCGACCTCGAACAGGGTCTGTTTGCCTCCCTCGATCTGCTGCCTGCCGGATACGAGGCCACCACTGGAACCGCGTTTTACAAGAAGCTGATCGATCAGGTCCTGACCGTTCCCGGCGTCACCGCGGCAGGGCTGGCGAGAGACATCCCGCTCAAGCTCGGTGGGGGTAGTGATACATCCGGGGACATCGAAGGCTACGTGCCCGCCAAGGATGAGGAGATCACTCTTTACTACGATCGCGTGAGCCCGGGTTTCCTGCCTGCGCTTGGCGTTCCACTGGTCGAGGGACGAGGATTCACCGACCAGGATGACGCGGCTCATCCCAATGTCGTGATGATCAACGAGACGATGGCAAAGCGGTACTGGAAGACGCGTCCGGCCGTGGGCGGGCGCCTGCATCTGGGCGAGTGGTACACCGTGGTCGGCATCGTCAAGGACGTGAAATACACCACGCTCAACGCCGACCCTGTGGCATTTGTGTACCTTCCGCTGTACGCCGCGTATCGACCCGATACGACGTTGCTCGTGCGGACAGCTGGTGAGCCGGCGGCGGTGATCGGTGCGCTGCGCTCGGCCGTGAGCGGACTGGACGCTGACCTGCCACTGTTCGACGTGCGGACGGCAGCCGAGCAGCGGCAGGTGGTGACGTTCATTCCGGCGCTCGCAGCGTCGTTGCTTGGCGCATTCGGTGTGGTGGCGCTCCTGCTGGCGACAGTGGGTCTTTACGGGCTGCTGGCGTATTCAGTGAGCCAGCGGACGTCTGAGATCGGTGTGCGCATGGCGCTCGGTGCCCAGCAGGGAGACATCCTCCGCCTGGTGGGCCGCCATGGAATTGTGCTGACGGTCATCGGTGGTGCGATCGGACTCGTCCTGGCGCTGATTGTGATGCCACTCGCGAGCAGCCAGCTCGTCGGCGTAGGCGCCCGCGACGGTCTGACGTATCTCATCGCCGCGGTTTGCCTCACAGTGGGCGCCGCGGCGGCCAGCTACTTCCCGGCTCGCCGTGCGGCGCAGACCGACCCCCTGCGCGCGCTGCACTACGACTAA
- a CDS encoding helix-turn-helix transcriptional regulator, whose product MKLSMGVVTVLHAVADGKRFGFEIMDATGFTSGTVYPALDRLEEERCLKSSWEDAKVAHREGRPPRRYFSLTPTGAAVLGEAMLRFKSLRPVPLTVTPGKARR is encoded by the coding sequence ATGAAACTGAGCATGGGAGTGGTCACGGTGTTGCACGCGGTGGCCGACGGCAAACGGTTCGGGTTCGAGATCATGGACGCCACTGGGTTCACGAGCGGCACCGTGTATCCGGCGCTGGACCGCCTTGAGGAGGAGCGCTGCCTGAAGTCGTCCTGGGAGGACGCGAAGGTGGCGCACCGGGAAGGCCGTCCGCCGCGGCGATATTTTTCCCTCACGCCCACCGGCGCCGCCGTCCTGGGCGAGGCGATGCTGCGGTTCAAGAGCCTGCGCCCGGTGCCGTTGACCGTGACGCCAGGGAAGGCGCGTCGGTGA
- a CDS encoding TerB family tellurite resistance protein — protein MRIIRDLLGMSSEGERSGGDTIRRIADELDRLEPDHAKYLASFAFILSRVANADHEVTADEVAAMEDLVIKKGGVTDGQAALVVQMARSQQKLFGATDDFLVTRELERVATYEQKTSLIDCLYAVAAVDERIFNAEANEISRIGRELKVDQADLSNLRSKYRDFLEARKGLTPGD, from the coding sequence ATGCGTATCATTCGAGACTTGCTGGGGATGTCGTCTGAGGGCGAACGGAGTGGCGGCGACACGATCCGGCGTATCGCCGACGAACTTGATCGCCTTGAGCCCGACCACGCCAAGTACCTCGCCTCGTTCGCGTTCATCCTGTCGCGCGTGGCCAATGCCGATCATGAAGTGACCGCCGATGAAGTGGCCGCCATGGAAGACTTGGTGATCAAAAAGGGCGGCGTGACCGACGGCCAGGCGGCATTGGTCGTCCAGATGGCGCGCTCCCAGCAGAAGCTGTTCGGCGCGACGGACGATTTTCTGGTGACCCGCGAACTCGAGCGGGTGGCGACCTACGAGCAGAAGACGTCGCTGATCGATTGTCTCTACGCGGTGGCCGCCGTGGACGAGCGCATCTTTAACGCCGAGGCCAACGAAATCTCGCGGATTGGCCGCGAGCTGAAGGTGGACCAGGCGGACTTGTCCAACCTGCGCAGCAAGTACCGTGACTTCCTCGAAGCGCGCAAAGGCCTGACGCCTGGAGACTGA
- a CDS encoding HAMP domain-containing protein, with translation MRFRSLRARLLGVQSVLVVGLTVATLTVVSVLANRAVGDRISSDLERSRNTVVAAEGERAGQLRLVAELVASFPDLRALFGTDEATIRDFLASYLQTHGRRELLLALDTSGRVVARTDTFAPLALPDIAATWIEPTLRGQPAGGYFTVDGRPFQGQLAAAVAGGTVFGFVMAAAPVDDDWASALKKASEQEIVILSTQGVAGSTLPRAQLPWRTSADFGADTGSASPLQVSIDGERYQAVGVASEGASPIRVVSLRSIDRALAPYRSIQLGLLLMGLVAAAAGIAGSAVFARSLTAPIGQLVQATERVTAGHYDVTLPVTRQDELGALAGSFNTMTAGLRERADMEKFMSHSTVEMIHRGATPAERHRGERCAMTVLFSDIRGFTSFAEQRAPEDTVTLLNEYLHLQADIVKRFGGDIDKFMGDAVFAQFTGPDMALNAIRSAVEIQRAVANATAADPTRPPLAVGIGIATGDVVVGSIGSDDRLDHTAIGAPVNLGSRLCSAAEPHEVLMSEATYQLVRDLVAAEPVPPMSVKGISAAVQAYRMKRS, from the coding sequence ATGCGCTTTCGATCGCTCCGCGCTCGCCTTCTTGGCGTTCAAAGTGTCCTGGTCGTTGGCCTGACCGTGGCGACCCTCACCGTCGTCAGCGTACTGGCCAACCGGGCGGTGGGGGACCGCATCTCGTCCGACCTCGAGCGGAGCCGCAACACCGTGGTGGCGGCAGAAGGCGAGCGCGCGGGCCAGCTTCGACTCGTGGCAGAGTTGGTCGCGTCCTTTCCGGATTTGCGTGCGTTGTTTGGCACCGACGAAGCCACCATCCGGGATTTTCTTGCGAGCTACCTCCAGACGCACGGCCGCCGGGAACTGCTGCTGGCGCTCGATACGTCGGGCAGGGTCGTTGCGCGCACCGATACGTTCGCGCCGCTCGCACTTCCGGACATCGCGGCGACCTGGATTGAACCGACGCTGCGAGGCCAGCCCGCGGGCGGCTATTTCACCGTGGACGGCCGGCCCTTCCAGGGACAGTTGGCAGCAGCGGTTGCAGGGGGCACCGTCTTCGGATTCGTGATGGCCGCCGCTCCGGTGGACGACGACTGGGCGTCGGCGCTGAAGAAGGCGAGTGAGCAGGAGATCGTGATCCTGTCCACCCAGGGCGTGGCCGGCAGCACCTTGCCGCGCGCCCAGCTTCCCTGGCGCACGTCGGCGGATTTCGGGGCAGATACGGGTTCGGCGAGCCCGCTCCAGGTGTCGATCGACGGCGAACGATACCAGGCCGTTGGCGTCGCCAGCGAGGGTGCCAGTCCCATTCGCGTCGTCAGTCTCAGGTCGATTGACCGGGCGCTCGCGCCGTATCGGAGCATCCAACTCGGTCTGCTCCTCATGGGACTCGTGGCGGCCGCCGCGGGCATCGCCGGTAGCGCGGTTTTTGCGCGCTCACTGACGGCCCCGATCGGACAACTTGTCCAGGCCACCGAACGAGTCACGGCCGGCCACTACGACGTGACGCTGCCAGTGACACGGCAGGACGAGCTTGGGGCGCTCGCCGGTTCGTTCAACACGATGACGGCCGGATTGCGGGAGCGCGCCGACATGGAGAAGTTCATGTCGCATTCGACCGTGGAAATGATTCATCGCGGAGCCACGCCCGCCGAACGACATCGCGGCGAGCGCTGCGCGATGACGGTGCTCTTCAGCGACATCCGCGGTTTCACCTCGTTTGCCGAGCAACGCGCGCCCGAAGACACGGTGACCTTGCTCAACGAATACCTGCATCTGCAGGCCGACATCGTGAAGCGGTTCGGCGGCGACATCGACAAGTTCATGGGCGACGCCGTCTTCGCCCAGTTCACCGGCCCCGACATGGCGCTCAACGCGATTCGCTCAGCGGTGGAGATTCAGCGCGCGGTGGCGAACGCCACGGCCGCCGACCCTACGCGTCCGCCGCTGGCCGTCGGCATCGGTATCGCCACAGGCGATGTGGTCGTCGGCAGCATCGGCAGCGACGACCGGCTCGATCACACGGCCATCGGCGCCCCGGTGAATCTGGGCTCGCGGCTGTGCTCGGCCGCCGAACCGCACGAGGTGCTGATGAGTGAGGCCACATACCAACTCGTCCGGGATCTCGTGGCCGCCGAGCCTGTGCCACCGATGTCGGTCAAGGGCATCAGCGCGGCCGTCCAGGCGTACCGAATGAAGCGGAGCTAG
- a CDS encoding formate--tetrahydrofolate ligase, producing MKDYTHRVVTLRLCASCNPSSFKELPVPPSDIEIAQKATMKRVTEVAAGLGIPEESLEPYGHFKAKVSLDFVDSLKDRPNGRLILVTAISPTPAGEGKTTTTVGLGDALNRIGKKAIICLREPSLGPVFGMKGGAAGGGHAQIVPMEDINLHFTGDFSAIALANNLLAAMLDNHIHHGNALGIDVRRIQWKRVVDMNDRALRQIVASLGGPGNGFPREDGFDIVVASEVMAIFCLATSLKDLKTRLGKIVVGYTRDQKPVLASDLKAHGAMTVLLRDALKPNLVQTLENNPAFVHGGPFANIAHGCNSVVATTTALKLADYVVTEAGFGADLGAEKFIDIKCRKSGLRPDACVIVATIRALKYHGGVERAALGQEDLGALERGLANLERHIDNVRTHFGLLCIVAINRFPDDTDAEIAKLQDITASSGVPVVLATHWADGGAGAENLAKAVVAVIDSTPSAFHFVYEDDLPLWEKMKAIATKIYGAADVSADAKVRGQIRKLQEDGYGHYPVCVAKTQYSFSTDPALRGAPSGHTVNIREVRLAAGAEFIVMVCGDIMTMPGLPKVPSAEHIDLDDNGKVVGLF from the coding sequence ATGAAGGATTACACTCATAGGGTTGTAACTCTGCGCCTCTGCGCCTCCTGTAATCCGTCGTCGTTCAAGGAGCTCCCCGTGCCGCCCAGTGATATCGAGATTGCCCAGAAGGCCACCATGAAACGCGTAACCGAGGTGGCCGCCGGCCTCGGTATCCCCGAAGAGAGCCTGGAGCCCTACGGGCACTTCAAGGCGAAGGTCTCCCTCGATTTTGTCGACAGCCTGAAAGACCGGCCCAATGGCCGGCTGATTCTGGTCACGGCTATCAGTCCGACGCCGGCGGGCGAAGGCAAGACCACCACGACCGTGGGCCTCGGTGATGCGCTGAACCGCATTGGCAAAAAGGCGATCATCTGCCTGCGTGAGCCGAGCCTGGGCCCGGTGTTCGGGATGAAGGGTGGCGCGGCCGGAGGCGGGCACGCGCAAATCGTGCCGATGGAGGACATCAACCTTCACTTCACGGGAGACTTCTCGGCCATCGCGCTTGCCAACAACCTGCTGGCGGCGATGCTCGACAACCACATCCACCACGGCAACGCGCTGGGGATCGACGTGCGGCGCATCCAGTGGAAGCGCGTTGTAGACATGAACGATCGCGCGCTCCGCCAGATCGTGGCGTCGCTCGGCGGGCCCGGCAACGGCTTCCCCCGCGAAGACGGCTTCGACATCGTCGTCGCTTCTGAAGTCATGGCCATCTTCTGCCTGGCCACGTCACTGAAGGACCTGAAGACCCGTCTCGGCAAGATCGTGGTCGGCTACACGCGAGACCAGAAACCTGTGCTCGCCAGCGACCTGAAGGCGCATGGCGCCATGACCGTGTTGCTGCGCGACGCCCTCAAGCCCAATCTTGTGCAGACACTCGAGAACAACCCCGCGTTCGTGCATGGCGGGCCGTTCGCCAACATCGCGCATGGGTGCAACTCGGTGGTGGCCACCACTACGGCCCTGAAGCTGGCCGACTACGTGGTGACCGAGGCCGGGTTCGGCGCGGATCTTGGCGCGGAAAAGTTCATCGACATCAAATGCCGCAAGTCGGGTCTGCGGCCCGATGCCTGCGTGATCGTCGCCACCATTCGGGCGCTGAAGTACCACGGCGGTGTGGAGCGTGCGGCGCTCGGCCAGGAAGACCTCGGCGCACTCGAACGTGGCCTGGCAAACCTCGAGCGCCATATTGACAATGTGCGCACGCACTTCGGGCTGTTGTGTATCGTGGCCATCAATCGGTTCCCGGACGACACCGACGCTGAGATCGCGAAGCTGCAGGACATCACGGCGTCCAGCGGTGTGCCAGTGGTGCTGGCCACGCACTGGGCCGATGGCGGGGCCGGGGCCGAGAATCTGGCCAAGGCCGTTGTGGCTGTGATCGACAGCACGCCGTCCGCATTCCACTTCGTCTACGAAGACGACCTGCCGCTGTGGGAGAAGATGAAGGCCATTGCGACGAAGATCTATGGCGCCGCTGACGTGTCGGCCGACGCCAAGGTGCGCGGGCAGATTCGCAAGTTGCAGGAGGACGGTTACGGGCACTACCCCGTGTGCGTGGCCAAGACCCAATATTCGTTCTCCACCGACCCCGCCCTTCGCGGAGCGCCATCGGGTCACACGGTCAACATTCGCGAAGTGCGCCTGGCCGCCGGCGCCGAATTCATCGTGATGGTCTGCGGCGACATCATGACCATGCCCGGCCTGCCCAAAGTCCCGTCGGCCGAACACATCGACCTCGACGACAACGGCAAGGTCGTCGGCTTGTTCTGA